The following proteins come from a genomic window of Eulemur rufifrons isolate Redbay chromosome 24, OSU_ERuf_1, whole genome shotgun sequence:
- the PLEKHF1 gene encoding pleckstrin homology domain-containing family F member 1 — MVDHLANTEINTQRIAAVESCFGASGQPLALPGRVLLGEGVLTKECRKKAKPRIFFLFNDILVYGSIVLNKRKYRSQHIIPLEEVTLEPLPETLQAKNRWMIKTAKKSFVVSAASTTERQEWISHIEECVRRQLLATGRQPTTEHAAPWIPDKATDICMRCTQTRFSALTRRHHCRKCGFVVCAECSRERFLLPRLSPKPLRVCSLCYRELAAQKRREEAEEQGQGSPGQPAHLAGAACGASSGDDDDSDEDREGSGDGDWPSRVQFYAAGVSWSAFHS; from the coding sequence ATGGTGGACCACCTGGCGAACACGGAGATCAACACGCAGCGGATCGCGGCCGTGGAGAGCTGCTTTGGGGCGTCGGGCCAGCCGCTCGCCCTGCCGGGCCGCGTGCTGCTGGGCGAGGGCGTGCTGACCAAGGAGTGCCGCAAGAAGGCCAAGCCGcgcatcttcttcctcttcaacGACATCCTGGTGTACGGCAGCATCGTGCTCAACAAGCGCAAGTACCGCAGCCAGCACATCATTCCGCTGGAGGAGGTGACGCTGGAGCCGCTGCCCGAGACGCTGCAGGCCAAGAACCGCTGGATGATCAAGACGGCCAAGAAGTCCTTCGTGGTGTCGGCCGCCTCCACCACGGAGCGCCAGGAGTGGATCAGCCACATCGAGGAGTGTGTGCGGCGGCAGCTGCTGGCCACCGGCCGCCAGCCCACGACGGAGCACGCGGCGCCCTGGATCCCCGACAAGGCCACGGACATCTGCATGCGCTGTACGCAGACGCGCTTCTCCGCGCTCACCCGGCGCCACCACTGCCGCAAGTGCGGCTTCGTGGTCTGCGCGGAGTGCTCCCGCGAGCGCTTCCTGCTGCCGCGCCTGTCCCCCAAGCCGCTGCGCGTCTGCAGCCTGTGCTACCGGGAGCTGGCCGCCCAGAAGCGgagggaggaggcggaggagCAGGGCCAGGGGTCCCCGGGGCAGCCGGCCCACCTGGCTGGGGCCGCGTGCGGAGCGTCCAGCGGAGACGACGACGACTCGGACGAGGACCGCGAGGGCAGTGGGGACGGGGACTGGCCCAGCCGCGTGCAGTTCTACGCCGCGGGCGTCTCCTGGTCAGCCTTCCACAGCTGA